Below is a window of Actinomycetes bacterium DNA.
CCCACATGTGCACGCCCTCGGCGCGGCTGACCACCATGGGCTTGAGCAGGGCCTGGGCGGACCAGGAGTGGAAGACGTGGGCCCGGTCGAGCTCGAAGGCACGGTCACCCGCAGCGAGGTCGGCCGCCGCGTCCGGGGCAGGGGAGTCCATCGGCGCCATGGCTCGCAGGATAGGGCCCGCCCACGGGGCCCGTCAGGCGAGTCGGGCGAGCAGTCCGGCCCGGACGTCCGGCCACTCGTCGCGCAGGACCGAGTAGACGACGGTGTCCCGCCAGGTGCCGTCCGGCCGGCGGATGTGCCGGCGCAGCACCCCCTCACGGGTGGCGCCGAGCTTGGCGATGCCGGCCTGCGACCTCTCGTTGATCAGGTCGGTCTGGATCTTGACCCGGTTGAAGCCGCAGTCGTCGAAGGCGTGCCCGAGCAGGGCCAGCTTGCACGCGGGGTTCACCGCGGTCCCCCACCAGGGCGGTCCGTACGCCGTCCAGCCCAGGTGGACGCGCTGGTTGACCAGGTCCCACTCGCCGAGGCTGCTCGTGCCGACGAGCGTCCCGGCCGCGCCGAGCTCCGAGTCGCCGGCGAGCCGGACGACGTACGCCTGCCGCTCCCCGCGCAGGCCCGCTGACACGGCCGCCTCGAGCACGGCCCGCATCCCGGCGACGTCTCGCGGCCTGGCGGACGGGCCGCCGGCGTAGCCGGAGGCCCAGACCCGCTCGTCGCCGATCGCGGCGAAGAGCCCCTCCGCGTCGCCGAGCGCAGCGGGCCGCAGCCGGACGACGGCGTTGGACAGCTCGGTGGCACGCGGCGGGGTGGGCTCGCTGGACACGGTGGCTCAGCCGAGCAGCGAGCGGATCTCGACGGTCTGGTCGCGGCCCGGCCCGACGCCGATGGCACTGATCGGCGCGCCGGACATCTCCTCGAGCGCGGCCACGTAGGCCTGCGCCGTCTTGGGGAGGTCGGTGAGCGACCTGGCACCGGAGATGTCCTCGTCCCAGCCGTCGAACTGCTCGTAGACGGGCGTGGCGTGGTGGAAGTCGGTCTGGGTCATCGGCATCTCGGCGTGCACCGTGCCCCCGACGTCGTAGCCGACGCAGACCGGGATCCGCTCCCAGCCGGTCAGCACGTCGAGCTTGGTCAGCACGAAGTCGGTCACGCCGTTGACCCGGGCCGCGTAGCGGGCGACCACCGCGTCGTACCACCCGCAGCGCCGCGGTCGGCCGGTCGTGGTGCCGAACTCCGCCCCGTCGGCCCGCAGCCGCTCGCCGTCCGCGTCGAGCAGCTCGG
It encodes the following:
- a CDS encoding GNAT family protein; amino-acid sequence: MSSEPTPPRATELSNAVVRLRPAALGDAEGLFAAIGDERVWASGYAGGPSARPRDVAGMRAVLEAAVSAGLRGERQAYVVRLAGDSELGAAGTLVGTSSLGEWDLVNQRVHLGWTAYGPPWWGTAVNPACKLALLGHAFDDCGFNRVKIQTDLINERSQAGIAKLGATREGVLRRHIRRPDGTWRDTVVYSVLRDEWPDVRAGLLARLA